One Vibrio tapetis subsp. tapetis DNA segment encodes these proteins:
- a CDS encoding CpaF family protein: MSAAKSLYLDIRSRIYEALDTSAVENANKEQLRTQLTNGVDMLVEQMEQPIPAIMRRQFVTNLIDELTGLGPLQPLMDDEDITDIMVNGPDNIFVERHGMVEKTDISFVDDNQLRQIAQRIVSRVGRRIDESTPMADARLPDGSRVNAVISPISIDGTAISIRKFKKQSIGLPELVEFGALSPQMAKVLMIASRCRCNILISGGTGSGKTTLLNGLSQYISEKERVLTIEDAAELKLQQPHVLRLETRVAGTEGTGTISQRDLVINALRMRPDRIIIGECRGSEAFEMLQAMNTGHDGSMSTLHANTPRDELARVESMIMMANLSLPLEAIRRTIVSAVNIVIQANRLHDGTRKVTSISEVVGLEGENVVMEEIFRFEADERQGEGEKISGRFMTPGLMQRSELAKKARFFGLYEELMAAFR, encoded by the coding sequence ATGAGTGCTGCCAAATCCCTATATCTAGACATTCGTAGCCGAATCTATGAAGCCCTTGATACCTCAGCGGTCGAAAATGCGAACAAGGAGCAGCTTCGCACTCAATTAACCAACGGTGTTGATATGTTGGTTGAGCAAATGGAACAGCCTATTCCTGCGATCATGCGTCGTCAGTTTGTCACCAATTTAATAGACGAACTCACAGGCTTAGGGCCCTTACAGCCACTAATGGATGACGAAGACATTACCGATATCATGGTCAACGGCCCAGACAATATATTTGTTGAGCGCCATGGCATGGTTGAAAAAACCGACATCAGTTTTGTGGACGACAACCAACTTCGCCAAATTGCCCAGCGCATTGTTTCTCGCGTTGGCCGCCGTATTGATGAATCGACCCCAATGGCGGATGCCCGCTTGCCCGATGGTAGCCGTGTGAATGCGGTGATCAGCCCAATCAGTATTGATGGTACGGCTATCTCAATCCGTAAATTCAAAAAGCAAAGCATTGGTTTACCAGAGTTGGTTGAATTTGGCGCACTGAGCCCGCAAATGGCAAAAGTGTTGATGATTGCGTCGCGCTGTCGTTGCAACATTTTGATTTCAGGCGGTACGGGTTCAGGTAAAACGACGTTGTTAAATGGCTTGTCTCAATACATTTCTGAAAAAGAACGTGTTTTGACCATTGAAGATGCCGCGGAACTGAAGCTACAACAACCTCATGTTTTGCGCTTGGAAACTCGCGTCGCCGGTACAGAAGGCACAGGCACTATCTCGCAGCGCGATTTGGTGATTAACGCCCTTCGTATGAGGCCGGATCGCATAATTATTGGTGAGTGTCGTGGCTCTGAAGCGTTTGAAATGTTGCAAGCGATGAACACAGGCCACGATGGTTCTATGTCTACCTTGCACGCCAACACCCCCCGTGATGAGTTGGCTCGTGTAGAAAGTATGATCATGATGGCCAACTTGAGCTTACCGCTTGAAGCCATTCGCCGCACTATTGTGAGCGCCGTGAATATTGTGATTCAAGCCAACCGTTTACACGACGGCACTCGTAAAGTCACGTCTATTTCTGAAGTTGTAGGCTTGGAAGGCGAAAACGTGGTGATGGAAGAGATCTTCCGTTTCGAAGCGGACGAGCGCCAAGGCGAAGGGGAGAAGATCTCCGGCCGCTTTATGACGCCAGGCTTAATGCAGCGTTCAGAGTTAGCGAAAAAAGCCCGTTTCTTTGGCTTGTATGAAGAGCTGATGGCGGCGTTTAGGTAG
- a CDS encoding type II secretion system F family protein, with amino-acid sequence MSSMIVSIITFLLSIVVYSTLRNSSQAKQRTRMHKLLQSEEVETEARKKFRIAMTKISAENKQEFEQKLEQAGIYNRGLALYYLPVKFGIILLSFGIAGFMVFTDSWVLEDVLIPVFGILVAVIVVPDMVLASKKKSVERSVGRELPYLIDLMAVCVQTGMTLESALAYLADELEGFDKDLAFHIKKTAERARLTGLESALTELAVRINTQEVRSFTFTLLQSLQHGSSIYQVLITLSKDIREVQMLETEEKIGSLSAKMSVPLIIFIMMPIVILIIAPGVMRLMQ; translated from the coding sequence ATGTCTTCGATGATCGTTTCTATTATTACCTTTTTGCTCAGTATTGTTGTGTATTCCACGCTGCGTAATTCGTCTCAAGCGAAGCAACGTACTCGAATGCATAAGTTACTTCAAAGTGAAGAAGTCGAGACGGAAGCTCGAAAGAAGTTTCGCATTGCAATGACCAAGATCAGTGCAGAAAACAAGCAAGAATTTGAGCAAAAGTTGGAACAGGCTGGCATTTATAACCGAGGTTTGGCGCTGTATTACCTGCCCGTCAAATTCGGCATCATTTTGCTCTCCTTCGGCATTGCCGGATTCATGGTATTTACCGACAGTTGGGTTCTGGAAGATGTGCTGATTCCTGTTTTTGGTATTTTAGTCGCTGTGATTGTGGTACCAGACATGGTGTTGGCGTCTAAAAAGAAAAGTGTCGAACGCAGTGTTGGTCGCGAACTGCCTTACTTAATTGATTTAATGGCGGTCTGTGTTCAAACCGGTATGACGTTAGAATCTGCATTAGCGTATTTGGCCGATGAACTGGAAGGGTTTGATAAAGATCTGGCGTTCCACATCAAGAAAACCGCAGAGCGGGCGAGGTTAACAGGGCTAGAAAGCGCCTTAACTGAGCTAGCGGTTCGTATTAATACTCAAGAAGTGCGCAGCTTTACTTTTACTTTATTGCAAAGCCTACAACACGGTAGCTCTATTTATCAGGTGTTGATTACCTTGTCGAAAGACATCCGCGAAGTTCAGATGCTGGAAACGGAAGAAAAGATTGGTTCCCTTTCGGCAAAAATGAGTGTGCCTTTGATTATTTTTATCATGATGCCCATCGTTATTTTGATTATTGCACCGGGCGTCATGAGGCTGATGCAATAG
- a CDS encoding type II secretion system F family protein codes for MQLYLSILLIGAVAFYYSRMLKKQKVNMIIKDKHSLAEDDIDLVNLSSLKGDSVKDKLLIKLKAVAKQLGKKGLMQAIVGITLISFVMSYVVGVYLALGFVSGMATLAATPFVATFLLIRFLIARRKKRFEASFPDAINLMTSAVGSGESVMQAIQFVGDKLDSEVGKEFKWMGQRLQIGESPDEIFKRSCQNCPYKSYRFFIITLRANMSRGGQLKEIMARLNRVLFDARSVEKKTNAMTSEARLSAKIVGAIPFLFLFGMKYMSPENFDFVIHDEGGRMILYYLIGSETIGMAIIWFLIRGIR; via the coding sequence ATGCAATTATATCTTTCTATTTTGCTGATTGGAGCCGTGGCGTTTTATTACAGCCGCATGCTGAAAAAGCAAAAAGTAAACATGATCATAAAAGACAAGCACTCACTTGCCGAAGACGACATCGATTTAGTCAACTTGTCATCATTAAAAGGTGACAGTGTAAAAGATAAGTTGTTGATCAAATTGAAAGCCGTCGCTAAGCAGTTGGGTAAAAAAGGGTTGATGCAAGCCATCGTGGGTATCACATTGATTAGCTTCGTCATGAGCTATGTGGTTGGTGTGTATCTTGCCCTCGGCTTTGTATCTGGTATGGCGACATTGGCGGCAACCCCATTTGTTGCAACATTTTTGCTGATTCGTTTTTTGATTGCTCGTCGTAAGAAGCGATTCGAAGCCTCGTTTCCTGACGCCATCAACTTGATGACCAGTGCGGTAGGTTCAGGTGAGAGTGTGATGCAAGCGATTCAGTTTGTGGGTGATAAATTAGATAGCGAAGTAGGTAAAGAATTTAAATGGATGGGGCAACGCCTACAAATTGGTGAGTCTCCAGACGAAATTTTTAAACGTTCTTGCCAGAACTGCCCCTATAAAAGTTATCGCTTTTTCATCATTACACTGCGCGCCAACATGAGCCGGGGTGGTCAGCTCAAAGAGATCATGGCTCGGCTAAACCGTGTGTTGTTTGATGCTCGGTCGGTGGAAAAGAAAACCAATGCCATGACCTCTGAAGCGCGTCTTTCCGCCAAAATAGTAGGGGCAATTCCCTTTCTCTTCTTGTTTGGCATGAAATACATGAGCCCAGAGAACTTTGATTTCGTGATTCATGATGAAGGCGGCCGTATGATTTTGTATTACCTGATCGGTAGTGAAACCATCGGCATGGCGATTATTTGGTTCCTAATTCGAGGTATTCGCTAA